One Eubacteriales bacterium mix99 genomic window carries:
- a CDS encoding helix-turn-helix domain-containing protein, which yields MCRILVVDDEQLIADSIAEILQEEIKGEIEVACRYTAVDALLFLGHVKTDIVITDVKMPGMDGTQLLDEIVKRWSECYIVFLTGYKDFEPIYKASRYKRVRYLLKSEGPDAVVSVVRQLIEEIADPDADLNQRLDEQEIAGAKWLRSLLAGYEESCCEKYAWYRHVDPEKSFLLVFSTIPESCEKCVNPVLEFYQLKDLAVRHLSRFCQFMQIYYAFGTEIWMLQSHDLRALLKDIRKPLAELQNKAAEMKIQRNFLLIRQPLSRKTCRGEMTLFSTLIVRAAKSSDAVSIENIWEKEDLELRPLQNAFKKYLELISIALDIKNRSLFNYAWEQVSDAIYKIDGLSKESTDACLSDLDMLIQNMEIKRGYKSREPIKYENFSSVIYEDTEDCMAVVQKLQKRFHSVLDRQEEEDNHALGGRLGKIDRYIEKNMQGDCSLSTVAGIVHFNPSYFSRIFKNEMHQSFSEYVNEKRLAAARYLLLNSDMKIQQICKKTSGYSTANFSRHFKYATGMTPQEYRRSYSDGVDASGLSSTGMIH from the coding sequence ATGTGCCGGATCCTGGTTGTAGATGATGAACAGCTTATCGCAGACAGCATTGCCGAGATTTTGCAGGAGGAAATAAAAGGGGAAATAGAGGTTGCCTGTCGGTATACCGCAGTGGATGCTTTGCTTTTTCTCGGACATGTCAAAACCGACATTGTTATCACGGATGTGAAAATGCCGGGAATGGATGGAACACAGCTCCTGGATGAAATTGTAAAAAGATGGTCGGAATGCTATATCGTTTTTTTGACCGGGTATAAAGATTTTGAGCCGATTTATAAAGCCAGTCGCTATAAAAGGGTTCGATATTTGCTGAAATCGGAAGGGCCTGACGCTGTTGTTTCTGTTGTCAGACAGCTGATAGAAGAAATAGCTGATCCAGATGCTGATTTGAATCAGCGGCTGGATGAACAGGAGATTGCCGGAGCTAAATGGCTGCGTTCGCTTTTAGCCGGCTATGAGGAGAGCTGTTGCGAAAAGTATGCATGGTACAGACATGTTGATCCAGAAAAAAGCTTTCTGCTGGTTTTTAGCACGATTCCGGAGTCCTGCGAAAAGTGTGTCAATCCAGTTCTGGAATTTTATCAGCTGAAAGACCTTGCGGTACGGCATTTAAGTCGCTTCTGTCAATTTATGCAAATTTATTATGCGTTTGGAACCGAAATATGGATGCTGCAGAGTCATGATCTCCGTGCGCTTTTGAAGGATATCAGGAAGCCGCTGGCAGAGCTCCAGAATAAAGCGGCTGAAATGAAGATTCAGCGTAATTTTTTGCTCATCCGCCAACCCTTGTCGCGTAAGACATGTAGAGGGGAGATGACTTTGTTCTCCACATTGATCGTGCGTGCCGCAAAAAGTAGTGATGCAGTTTCAATTGAGAATATATGGGAAAAAGAAGACCTGGAGCTGCGACCACTTCAGAATGCGTTTAAGAAATATCTTGAACTTATCAGTATTGCACTGGACATCAAAAACCGTTCTTTATTTAATTATGCATGGGAGCAGGTTTCGGATGCCATATACAAAATCGATGGACTCAGTAAAGAATCGACTGATGCTTGCCTTTCCGATCTTGATATGTTGATCCAAAATATGGAAATAAAGAGAGGATATAAAAGCAGAGAGCCGATAAAGTATGAGAACTTTTCTTCTGTCATATATGAAGATACGGAGGACTGTATGGCGGTTGTTCAAAAACTGCAGAAGAGGTTTCATTCTGTTTTGGACAGGCAGGAGGAAGAAGACAACCATGCTTTAGGAGGCCGTCTTGGGAAAATCGATCGTTACATAGAGAAAAACATGCAGGGGGATTGCTCTTTAAGTACCGTAGCGGGAATTGTGCATTTCAATCCTTCTTATTTTTCAAGGATTTTCAAGAATGAGATGCATCAGAGCTTTTCAGAATATGTGAATGAAAAAAGACTGGCAGCGGCCAGGTATCTTTTGTTAAATTCGGATATGAAAATACAACAGATTTGTAAAAAAACGAGTGGATATTCTACGGCGAATTTCAGCCGGCATTTTAAATATGCTACTGGAATGACACCGCAGGAATACAGACGATCTTATTCCGACGGGGTGGATGCTTCCGGATTAAGCTCCACTGGGATGATTCACTGA
- a CDS encoding histidine kinase — protein sequence MKLLLIYVGVLLPVFTLFITLYQYSFHYLKDQTAALLSSQSEFFLDGWDTETENIQKIMYLYTIDDDIEALSQIPYGISSYEKARRINGISKRLAHIMYCNSYITNVSVYIPAVNQKISAIGTTEPIDYPCYSYIHRRAREAHSPYICNYPGLDSDSILSIMMYPPMSDGATTPDSFLLAATLSRKRIQADLQSLSVTPGSFTVLFDNNRQFCISSNPDMKLPKELLVSGSAETNQFTPVRMGSKDYQYYITGSASGYFFMATFVPENEIYPYSRMFTILGIVSGFMGLFCLVFIFVQVRSLIDKPIQTLCKVFAKVENPKLEPYNGYTRKDEFQTLFSSYNAMARRINGLVEEVYIQKILKQESEFKQLQSQINPHFLYNSFFTLSLLARKGDLQNTAKFSHYLGEYFRYITRDAKEEVSLETEIHHAKQYAEIQKIRFGNRIAITFMSVPQECTAWQVPKLILQPLLENSFAHGLENKISGGILMVSYQSTRDGLWIHIEDNGENPTSSELEDLREKLNKLSPVTEITALLNINRRLQLYYGECDCLRIDRSRFGGWKVSVKILPARRNRHVPDPGCR from the coding sequence ATGAAGCTGCTGTTGATTTATGTAGGTGTACTCCTGCCGGTTTTCACTTTGTTTATCACCTTATATCAATACTCGTTTCATTACTTGAAAGATCAGACAGCTGCGCTTTTGTCATCTCAATCAGAATTCTTTTTGGACGGGTGGGATACGGAAACAGAAAACATACAGAAAATTATGTATCTGTATACCATTGATGACGATATCGAAGCTCTTTCCCAGATTCCGTATGGTATTTCCTCCTATGAAAAGGCACGTCGGATTAACGGTATATCCAAACGATTGGCTCATATTATGTATTGTAACTCCTATATTACCAATGTGTCTGTTTATATTCCCGCCGTCAATCAAAAAATTTCAGCTATTGGCACTACGGAGCCAATAGACTATCCCTGTTATTCCTATATTCATCGCCGTGCCAGGGAAGCTCACAGTCCTTATATATGTAATTACCCTGGCTTGGATTCCGATTCCATTTTAAGCATAATGATGTATCCGCCGATGTCGGATGGGGCTACCACACCCGACAGTTTTCTTCTTGCAGCTACTCTTTCCAGGAAAAGAATTCAGGCAGACCTGCAATCGTTGAGTGTCACACCAGGGTCTTTTACGGTGCTGTTTGATAACAACAGGCAGTTCTGTATTTCTTCCAATCCGGATATGAAGTTGCCGAAGGAACTCCTGGTTTCCGGATCAGCGGAAACCAATCAGTTTACGCCAGTTCGGATGGGAAGCAAAGACTATCAGTATTATATTACCGGCTCTGCCAGCGGTTATTTCTTCATGGCTACCTTTGTACCGGAAAATGAGATCTATCCATATAGCCGTATGTTCACGATACTGGGCATTGTATCTGGCTTTATGGGTTTATTCTGTCTTGTGTTCATTTTCGTTCAGGTACGTTCTCTGATCGATAAACCGATTCAAACGCTGTGCAAGGTCTTTGCCAAAGTCGAAAACCCAAAACTGGAGCCTTACAATGGTTACACCAGAAAAGACGAATTTCAAACTCTGTTCAGCAGCTACAATGCGATGGCCAGGCGAATCAATGGTCTTGTGGAGGAGGTCTATATCCAGAAGATACTCAAGCAGGAGTCCGAGTTCAAACAGCTGCAGTCGCAGATCAATCCCCATTTTCTGTACAACAGCTTCTTTACTCTGTCATTGTTGGCAAGAAAAGGGGATCTCCAAAATACGGCGAAGTTCTCCCATTACCTGGGAGAATATTTTCGCTATATCACACGTGACGCAAAGGAAGAGGTTTCGCTTGAAACGGAGATTCACCATGCGAAGCAATACGCAGAAATTCAGAAGATCCGGTTCGGGAACCGAATTGCCATCACGTTTATGTCCGTTCCTCAGGAGTGTACTGCTTGGCAGGTTCCCAAGTTGATTTTGCAGCCACTGTTGGAAAATTCTTTTGCGCACGGACTTGAAAATAAGATCAGTGGCGGTATACTGATGGTATCTTATCAGTCGACAAGGGATGGATTATGGATTCATATAGAAGATAATGGAGAAAACCCGACTTCGTCCGAATTGGAAGACTTGCGTGAAAAGCTCAATAAGTTGTCCCCTGTCACAGAGATAACGGCGCTTCTTAATATCAATCGCCGCTTGCAGCTGTATTACGGGGAATGTGATTGCCTGCGTATTGACCGGAGCAGGTTTGGCGGCTGGAAGGTTTCTGTTAAAATTTTACCGGCAAGGAGGAATCGACATGTGCCGGATCCTGGTTGTAGATGA